One Prunus dulcis chromosome 7, ALMONDv2, whole genome shotgun sequence DNA segment encodes these proteins:
- the LOC117634352 gene encoding transmembrane and coiled-coil domain-containing protein 4-like isoform X1, whose product MATTSFLTPTQRYAAGALFAFALHQAQIHQTHPLRLSSGEEESTEERTSSVSSADSVSDGPELWVHENSGLLPPVFRFLEIDSAAWSGLQESAATSPASHHVGAFLRLLAEEGDDGDKDGSQSADQELALSRTVDAMALSMEKTSESSQSKKEKHREYENECREKFSTAEVKKNIEAADEHLESPQEERSKVKQKIEEEDVQLENLMQKCSTADVTQNSEGVGALLENQQDTGGNLVSAKDALAASSEIREKTIGELTMLSYQRKVMVLYELLSACLADKREDNKKCTRRRKGYDARHRVALRLLATWLDVKWMKMEAIETMVACSAMALVKKEEEKEETQSPKNKWAKWKRGGIIGAAAITGGTLLTITGGLAAPAIAAGLGALAPTLGTLIPIIGASGFAAAASAAGTVAGSVVVAASFGAAGAGLTGSKMARRTGSVDEFEFSAIGENHNQGRLAVEILVSGFVFDKEDFVRPWEGQDDNLERYALVWESKNLIAVSTAIQDWLTSRIAMGLMKQGAMMTVLGTLVTALAWPATLLAAADFIDSKWAIAVDRSDKAGRLLAEVLLKGIHGNRPVTLVGFSLGARVIFKCLQCLAETEKNAELVERVVLLGAPISIADEKWEAARKMVAGRFVNAYSTNDWMLGIAFRASLLSRGLAGIQPIKVEGIENVDVTDVIDAHSSYLWGAQQILDLLELEAYYPVFRSTICIQ is encoded by the exons ATGGCAACGACGTCGTTCTTGACGCCGACGCAGAGGTACGCCGCCGGAGCTCTGTTTGCGTTCGCTCTTCACCAGGCTCAGATCCACCAGACCCATCCCCTGCGATTGTCCTCTGGAGAAGAAGAATCAACCGAGGAGCGGACCAGTAGTGTCAGCAGCGCCGACTCCGTCTCCGACGGCCCGGAGCTTTGGGTCCATGAAAACTCGGGTCTCCTCCCACCCGTTTTCAG GTTTCTGGAGATTGATTCTGCAGCCTGGTCCGGACTTCAGGAAAGCGCTGCTACTTCTCCTGCTAGCCATCATGTTGGAGCA TTCTTGAGGTTGCTTGCTGAAGAAGGTGATGATGGTGATAAAGATGGTTCACAAAGTGCAGATCAAGAACTTGCTTTGTCCAGAACTGTTGATGCTATGGCACTTAGCATGGAAAAGACTTCAGAGTCTTCCCAATCTAAGAAGGAAAAGCATCGTGAATATGAAAATGAATGCCGTGAGAAATTCTCCACAGCTGAGgtgaaaaaaaacattgaagcAGCGGATGAGCATTTGGAAAGTCCGCAGGAGGAAAGGTCCAAGgtgaaacaaaaaattgaagaagaggATGTGCAGTTGGAAAATCTGATGCAGAAATGCTCCACAGCTGATGTGACACAAAACAGTGAAGGAGTGGGTGCACTTTTGGAAAATCAGCAAGACACTGGTGGTAATCTGGTTAGTGCCAAAGACGCACTTGCGGCTAGCAGTGAGATTCGTGAGAAAACTATTGGAGAGTTGACGATGCTCAGTTATCAGAGGAAAGTTATGGTTCTCTACGAGCTTCTTTCAGCTTGTCTGGCTGATAAACGGGAAGACAACAAGAAATGTACCCGTCGAAGAAAGGGTTATGATGCTCGGCATCGTGTAGCTCTGCGATTGCTTGCAACTTGGCTTGATGTCAAGTGGATGAAAATG GAAGCCATTGAGACAATGGTTGCTTGCTCTGCAATGGCATTAgtgaaaaaggaagaagaaaaagaagaaacccagtcaccaaaaaacaaatgggCTAAATGGAAGCGTGGTGGTATCATTGGCGCAGCTGCAATAACCGGAGGAACGTTGCTGACAATAACTGGTG GATTAGCAGCCCCAGCAATTGCTGCAGGACTTGGTGCTCTAGCTCCAACATTGGGCACTCTCATCCCAATAATCGGAGCAAGTGGGTTTGCTGCAGCTGCAAGTGCTGCCGGAACTGTTGCTGGttctgttgttgttgctgcatCATTTGGAG CTGCTGGAGCTGGACTCACAGGGAGCAAAATGGCTAGAAGAACTGGAAGTGTCGATGAATTTGAGTTCAGCGCTATAGGAGAAAATCATAACCAGGGC AGGCTAGCAGTTGAGATCTTGGTTTCAGGATTTGTTTTTGATAAGGAAGATTTTGTAAGGCCTTGGGAGGGACAGGATGACAATTTGGAAAG GTATGCACTGGTCTGGGAGTCGAAGAATCTAATTGCAGTCAGCACTGCAATTCAGGATTGGCTTACTTCAA GAATTGCAATGGGGTTGATGAAGCAAGGTGCAATGATGACTGTGTTAGGCACTCTTGTTACTGCACTGGCTTGGCCTGCAACATTACTTGCAGCTGCTGATTTTATAGATAGCAAATGGGCAATTGCTGTGGACAG GTCAGACAAAGCAGGAAGGCTGCTTGCTGAGGTGTTATTAAAAGGAATTCATGGGAACAG GCCTGTAACACTGGTGGGTTTCTCACTTGGAGCACGAGTAATTTTCAAGTGTCTGCAGTGTTTGGCAGAAACTGAAAAGAATG CTGAACTTGTAGAAAGAGTTGTTCTTCTTGGAGCACCCATCTCGATCGCAGATGAGAAATGGGAAGCTGCTAGAAAG ATGGTGGCTGGAAGATTTGTCAATGCCTATTCCACAAATGATTGGATGCTTGGGATTGCCTTCCGTGCCAG TCTACTTTCTCGAGGATTAGCCGGGATTCAACCAATAAAAGTTGAAGGGATTGAGAAT GTTGATGTAACAGATGTGATTGATGCCCACTCTTCCTATCTTTGGGGCGCACAGCAGATCTTGGATCTGCTTGAACTGGAGGCGTATTATCCTGTTTTCCGGAGCACTATTTGCATACAATGA
- the LOC117634352 gene encoding transmembrane and coiled-coil domain-containing protein 4-like isoform X2: MATTSFLTPTQRYAAGALFAFALHQAQIHQTHPLRLSSGEEESTEERTSSVSSADSVSDGPELWVHENSGLLPPVFRFLEIDSAAWSGLQESAATSPASHHVGAFLRLLAEEGDDGDKDGSQSADQELALSRTVDAMALSMEKTSESSQSKKEKHREYENECREKFSTAEVKQKIEEEDVQLENLMQKCSTADVTQNSEGVGALLENQQDTGGNLVSAKDALAASSEIREKTIGELTMLSYQRKVMVLYELLSACLADKREDNKKCTRRRKGYDARHRVALRLLATWLDVKWMKMEAIETMVACSAMALVKKEEEKEETQSPKNKWAKWKRGGIIGAAAITGGTLLTITGGLAAPAIAAGLGALAPTLGTLIPIIGASGFAAAASAAGTVAGSVVVAASFGAAGAGLTGSKMARRTGSVDEFEFSAIGENHNQGRLAVEILVSGFVFDKEDFVRPWEGQDDNLERYALVWESKNLIAVSTAIQDWLTSRIAMGLMKQGAMMTVLGTLVTALAWPATLLAAADFIDSKWAIAVDRSDKAGRLLAEVLLKGIHGNRPVTLVGFSLGARVIFKCLQCLAETEKNAELVERVVLLGAPISIADEKWEAARKMVAGRFVNAYSTNDWMLGIAFRASLLSRGLAGIQPIKVEGIENVDVTDVIDAHSSYLWGAQQILDLLELEAYYPVFRSTICIQ; this comes from the exons ATGGCAACGACGTCGTTCTTGACGCCGACGCAGAGGTACGCCGCCGGAGCTCTGTTTGCGTTCGCTCTTCACCAGGCTCAGATCCACCAGACCCATCCCCTGCGATTGTCCTCTGGAGAAGAAGAATCAACCGAGGAGCGGACCAGTAGTGTCAGCAGCGCCGACTCCGTCTCCGACGGCCCGGAGCTTTGGGTCCATGAAAACTCGGGTCTCCTCCCACCCGTTTTCAG GTTTCTGGAGATTGATTCTGCAGCCTGGTCCGGACTTCAGGAAAGCGCTGCTACTTCTCCTGCTAGCCATCATGTTGGAGCA TTCTTGAGGTTGCTTGCTGAAGAAGGTGATGATGGTGATAAAGATGGTTCACAAAGTGCAGATCAAGAACTTGCTTTGTCCAGAACTGTTGATGCTATGGCACTTAGCATGGAAAAGACTTCAGAGTCTTCCCAATCTAAGAAGGAAAAGCATCGTGAATATGAAAATGAATGCCGTGAGAAATTCTCCACAGCTGAG gtgaaacaaaaaattgaagaagaggATGTGCAGTTGGAAAATCTGATGCAGAAATGCTCCACAGCTGATGTGACACAAAACAGTGAAGGAGTGGGTGCACTTTTGGAAAATCAGCAAGACACTGGTGGTAATCTGGTTAGTGCCAAAGACGCACTTGCGGCTAGCAGTGAGATTCGTGAGAAAACTATTGGAGAGTTGACGATGCTCAGTTATCAGAGGAAAGTTATGGTTCTCTACGAGCTTCTTTCAGCTTGTCTGGCTGATAAACGGGAAGACAACAAGAAATGTACCCGTCGAAGAAAGGGTTATGATGCTCGGCATCGTGTAGCTCTGCGATTGCTTGCAACTTGGCTTGATGTCAAGTGGATGAAAATG GAAGCCATTGAGACAATGGTTGCTTGCTCTGCAATGGCATTAgtgaaaaaggaagaagaaaaagaagaaacccagtcaccaaaaaacaaatgggCTAAATGGAAGCGTGGTGGTATCATTGGCGCAGCTGCAATAACCGGAGGAACGTTGCTGACAATAACTGGTG GATTAGCAGCCCCAGCAATTGCTGCAGGACTTGGTGCTCTAGCTCCAACATTGGGCACTCTCATCCCAATAATCGGAGCAAGTGGGTTTGCTGCAGCTGCAAGTGCTGCCGGAACTGTTGCTGGttctgttgttgttgctgcatCATTTGGAG CTGCTGGAGCTGGACTCACAGGGAGCAAAATGGCTAGAAGAACTGGAAGTGTCGATGAATTTGAGTTCAGCGCTATAGGAGAAAATCATAACCAGGGC AGGCTAGCAGTTGAGATCTTGGTTTCAGGATTTGTTTTTGATAAGGAAGATTTTGTAAGGCCTTGGGAGGGACAGGATGACAATTTGGAAAG GTATGCACTGGTCTGGGAGTCGAAGAATCTAATTGCAGTCAGCACTGCAATTCAGGATTGGCTTACTTCAA GAATTGCAATGGGGTTGATGAAGCAAGGTGCAATGATGACTGTGTTAGGCACTCTTGTTACTGCACTGGCTTGGCCTGCAACATTACTTGCAGCTGCTGATTTTATAGATAGCAAATGGGCAATTGCTGTGGACAG GTCAGACAAAGCAGGAAGGCTGCTTGCTGAGGTGTTATTAAAAGGAATTCATGGGAACAG GCCTGTAACACTGGTGGGTTTCTCACTTGGAGCACGAGTAATTTTCAAGTGTCTGCAGTGTTTGGCAGAAACTGAAAAGAATG CTGAACTTGTAGAAAGAGTTGTTCTTCTTGGAGCACCCATCTCGATCGCAGATGAGAAATGGGAAGCTGCTAGAAAG ATGGTGGCTGGAAGATTTGTCAATGCCTATTCCACAAATGATTGGATGCTTGGGATTGCCTTCCGTGCCAG TCTACTTTCTCGAGGATTAGCCGGGATTCAACCAATAAAAGTTGAAGGGATTGAGAAT GTTGATGTAACAGATGTGATTGATGCCCACTCTTCCTATCTTTGGGGCGCACAGCAGATCTTGGATCTGCTTGAACTGGAGGCGTATTATCCTGTTTTCCGGAGCACTATTTGCATACAATGA
- the LOC117633845 gene encoding zinc finger CCCH domain-containing protein 44: MELQKAQLSSTFYRPSLEEDGGGGREEQPQAFDRSLPTAEDRMSVDQCEAIGDLDDSRLVGVPQTVAGGGMVAGRVGQMMADVAVKVAAEKSLGKRRRGRPPSGHVRATPVRKQNEEEDVCFICFDGGSLVLCDRRGCPKAYHPSCIKRDESFFRSKAKWNCGWHICSSCQKASHYWCYTCTYSLCKGCTKDADYQCVRGNKGFCGTCMRTIMLIENVQGNKEVAQVDFDDKSSWEYLFKVYWSLLKGKLSLTLDELINAKNPWKGGAVVVCKRDSSGELYNGDKTTDSISLNSFADLEATHSKRSNKKPRISNKDLTVEKSLGGRGMPFSEGTVWASKELLAFVAHMKNGDISVLSQFDVQALLLEYIKKNSLRDPRRKCQIVCDSRLINLFGRECVGHFEMLKLLESHFLIKESSRADNISSAAVVTSVSSQMEFDGIHDNQMMMGNDKRRKTRKRVDEKGPQTNPAAYAAIDVHNINLIYLSRNWMEILIEDIDKFHEKVVGSVVRIRISSGDQKQEIYRLVQVIGTSKVAEPYKIGTRTTDVKLEILNLDKKEVISIDEISNQEFTQDECKRLRQSIRCGLTKRLTVGEIQEKAMALQAVRVNDLLEAEVLRLNHLRDRASEKGHRKELRECVEKLQLLNSPEERQRRLHETQEVHPDPSMDPSYESEDSAGDFNKRQDDKVKPRKSVFSRKGREPFPQPWEGDISNNIGGMAQKNRGRETFGINGCSTIKNQVNPTGLTAFDWNNQSVVESNTSTELASEISSLPLSAVMKTDLSVDNFETDKIWHYHDPTGKIQGPFAMIQLRKWSTTGHFPLDHRIWRINEKPDDSILLADAVNGQYYKELLLPHDSHLLSQGFTVAMDERNNGQDAGSNKSMNATEIDGKKVEESWNTKQDGQSLHNNGNVEPVRCTTAVDVVNSNEEQTGNHLQGQDPLKGNSSSPNKAQESGSLPSPVVPVKPYETLEGESRGAENNSDQNNGNLDPPKTAQGQIMNGQCTENRSDSEGHSGQSSGQNWRPPPVSSPSNGCDSNSDLIPLSKSCETSEQDQRELSFPDIPSPTPKPSNGDLLGQAAENKQSVSSNFPVQDSGPSWSTASSLGGGGAQLPEVGGEWGGYSPTPAKPTSLEEWESSLVSASSLKPSEMAGDCVATAVSVSGQLTHSSPSHPTSNASGWQDILTGSTEFCTLAGESVSDLLAEVEAMESLSGLATPTSIMNCGGEFTEGSKNESISSVEGFSPPDPGKGDALSSSGDLRVPMVTDEPLGECQGNAIDLQKGCGVHSSTSAEVEGDRKPSDVSVNQWEAGTEIQNTAPPKENWDIASTDNHWKARSESTETSWEAAQGNANMGWGGSEQGGANTGWGGGQGIAQGNTSIHPGTPAGAMLESQSRYGGDRFIGPRDRGFQNRDVGFGRGRFQWNRQTYGNGGGSFRPPPKGQRVCKYYESGYCKKGASCGYLHP; encoded by the exons ATTCGCGGCTCGTCGGAGTTCCCCAGACGGTCGCCGGCGGCGGCATGGTTGCTGGTAGGGTGGGGCAGATGATGGCGGACGTGGCGGTCAAAGTGGCGGCGGAGAAGAGCTTAGGGAAACGGAGGCGGGGTCGGCCGCCTAGTGGGCACGTCAGAGCGACGCCGGTGAGGAAGCAGAACGAAGAAGAGGACGTTTGCTTCATTTGCTTCGATGGTGGAAGCCTCGTGCTTTGTGACCGCAG GGGCTGTCCTAAGGCATACCATCCATCCTGCATCAAGCGGGACGAATCTTTCTTTAGATCAAAGGCCAAATGGAATTGTG GTTGGCATATATGCAGCAGTTGTCAGAAGGCTTCACATTATTGGTGTTATACTTGTACTTATTCTCTGTGCAAAGGTTGTACTAAGGATGCTGATTATCAATGTGTACGAGGAAACAAAGGATTTTGTGGAACATGTATGAGAACTATAATGCTAATTGAAAATGTGCAAGGAAATAAGGAAGTG GCCCAAGTAGATTTTGATGACAAAAGCAGCTGGGAGTATCTGTTCAAGGTTTACTGGAGTCTTTTGAAAGGGAAACTATCATTAACTCTGGACGAGCTCATTAATGCTAAAAATCCATGGAAAGGAGGTGCTGTTGTGGTTTGTAAGAGGGATTCTTCGGGTGAACTATATAATGGGGATAAAACAACAGATTCAATTTCTCTCAACTCTTTTGCAGACCTGGAAGCAACACATTCAAAAAGGAGTAATAAAAAGCCTAGAATTTCTAACAAGGATTTGACTGTTGAAAAATCACTTGGTGGTAGAGGGATGCCTTTCTCTGAAGGCACAGTTTGGGCATCAAAGGAGCTCCTGGCGTTTGTTGCTCATATGAAAAATGGTGATATATCTGTGCTATCTCAATTTGATGTCCAGGCACTTTTGCTCGAgtacataaagaaaaacagtCTTCGTGATCCTCGCCGGAAATGCCAAATTGTTTGTGATTCAAGGCTCATAAATCTGTTTGGGAGAGAATGTGTGGGTCACTTTGAAATGTTAAAACTTCTTGAATCTCACTTCCTTATAAAGGAAAGTTCCAGGGCAGATAATATTAGCAGTGCTGCAGTTGTTACTAGTGTTTCCAGCCAAATGGAGTTTGATGGGATCCATGATAATCAGATGATGATGGGTAATGATAAGAGGCGTAAAACACGTAAAAGAGTAGATGAGAAAGGACCACAGACTAATCCAGCTGCATATGCAGCGATTGATGTTCACAACATCAATCTGATTTACTTGAGCCGTAACTGGATGGAGATTCTTATTGAAGACATTGATAAATTTCATGAGAAGGTGGTTGGTTCAGTTGTGCGAATAAGAATTTCTAGTGGTGATCAAAAGCAAGAGATTTATAGGCTTGTCCAAGTTATAG GTACCAGCAAGGTTGCTGAACCTTATAAAATTGGCACAAGAACAACTGATGTCAAGCTTGAAATCTTGAACTTAGACAAGAAAGAGGTTATATCAATTGATGAGATCTCTAATCAGGAATTCACCCAG GATGAATGCAAACGATTACGTCAAAGTATAAGGTGTGGGCTCACCAAACGGTTGACTGTG GGTGAGATTCAGGAGAAAGCAATGGCACTTCAAGCAGTTAGAGTAAATGAT TTGCTGGAAGCAGAGGTATTACGGCTTAATCACCTTCGCGACCGAGCAAGTGAAAAAGGACACAGAAAGGA GCTTAGGGAATGTGTGGAGAAATTACAGCTTCTGAACTCTCCAGAGGAACGTCAGCGCAGACTGCATGAAACTCAGGAAGTGCACCCTGATCCTAGTATGGATCCGAGTTATGAGTCAGAAGACAGTGCTGGAGACTTCAATAAGAGACAAG ATGACAAAGTCAAACCAAGGAAATCTGTCTTTAGTAGAAAGGGAAGGGAACCTTTCCCTCAACCATGGGAAGGTGACATTTCAAATAATATTGGAGGCATGGCACAGAAAAATCGAGGTAGAGAAACATTTGGAATAAATGGATGCAGTACAATAAAGAACCAGGTCAATCCCACTGGTTTGACGGCTTTTGATTGGAATAATCAATCGGTGGTTGAATCTAATACATCTACTGAGCTTGCATCAGAAATTTCATCGCTGCCCTTATCTGCAGTGATGAAGACGGACCTATCTGTTGATAATTTTGAGACAGACAAGATATGGCACTACCATGACCCAACTGGAAAAATTCAAGGACCATTTGCGATGATACAGCTGCGTAAATGGAGTACAACTGGGCACTTCCCTCTGGATCATAGAATATGGAGGATAAATGAGAAACCAGATGACTCCATCCTTTTGGCTGATGCAGTGAATGGACAGTATTATAAAGAACTATTATTGCCACATGACAGCCACTTACTTTCTCAGGGATTTACAGTGGCCATGGATGAAAGAAACAATGGCCAGGATGCTGGATCAAACAAGAGTATGAATGCAACTGAAATAGATGGTAAAAAGGTTGAAGAGAGCTGGAACACGAAGCAGGATGGCCAAAGCTTGCATAATAATGGCAACGTTGAACCTGTGAGGTGTACTACAGCTGTAGATGTTGTCAATTCCAATGAGGAACAAACCGGAAACCATTTGCAAGGCCAGGATCCATTGAAGGGTAATAGTTCTTCACCCAATAAAGCCCAAGAGAGTGGTTCACTACCTTCACCTGTAGTGCCTGTGAAACCATATGAAACACTAGAAGGGGAAAGTAGAGGAGCAGAAAATAACTCTGATCAGAACAATGGAAATTTGGATCCACCAAAGACAGCTCAGGGTCAAATAATGAATGGACAGTGTACTGAGAACCGATCTGATAGTGAGGGCCATTCAGGCCAATCTTCTGGACAAAACTGGAGACCTCCACCTGTAAGTAGTCCTTCAAATGGCTGTGATTCCAACTCTGATTTAATTCCTTTGTCTAAATCATGTGAGACGTCAGAACAAGATCAGAGGGAACTTAGTTTTCCAGATATTCCCAGTCCCACTCCAAAACCAAGCAATGGAGATTTACTAGGTCAGGCTGCTGAAAATAAGCAGTCTGTATCTTCAAATTTTCCTGTTCAGGATTCTGGACCTAGCTGGAGCACTGCTTCTAGTTTAGGGGGTGGTGGGGCACAACTTCCCGAAGTAGGTGGTGAATGGGGTGGGTATTCCCCAACTCCGGCCAAACCTACTTCTCTTGAGGAATGGGAATCCAGTCTTGTCTCTGCATCTTCTCTAAAACCAAGCGAGATGGCAGGTGATTGTGTTGCTACCGCGGTTTCAGTGAGTGGTCAGCTGACTCATTCATCCCCATCACATCCTACCTCTAATGCATCTGGTTGGCAGGACATTCTTACTGGATCCACTGAATTTTGCACTTTAGCTGGTGAATCAGTTTCAGATCTTCTGGCTGAAGTTGAAGCAATGGAGTCTCTCAGCGGCTTGGCTACCCCGACATCAATCATGAATTGTGGAGGTGAATTTACAGAGGGTTCAAAAAATGAGAGTATCAGTTCTGTAGAGGGATTTAGCCCCCCCGACCCTGGTAAAGGTGATGCCTTAAGCTCCAGTGGTGATTTACGGGTACCTATGGTGACGGATGAACCACTTGGGGAATGCCAGGGAAATGCTATTGATCTGCAAAAAGGATGTGGCGTGCATTCTTCCACAAGCGCTGAAGTGGAGGGAGACAGAAAACCGAGTGATGTTTCAGTCAACCAATGGGAGGCAGGAACAGAGATCCAAAACACTGCACCACCCAAGGAAAATTGGGACATAGCTAGTACAGACAATCATTGGAAAGCCAGGTCAGAAAGCACAGAAACCAGTTGGGAAGCAGCCCAGGGAAATGCAAACATGGGCTGGGGAGGATCAGAGCAAGGAGGTGCGAATACGGGTTGGGGAGGTGGTCAGGGTATAGCGCAGGGAAACACAAGCATCCATCCAGGTACTCCAGCTGGGGCCATGTTGGAAAGCCAGTCGAGGTACGGCGGAGACAGATTCAtcggtccaagagatcggggtTTTCAGAATAGGGATGTAGGTTTTGGTAGGGGTAGGTTCCAATGGAACAGGCAGACATATGGAAATGGAGGAGGTTCATTCAGGCCTCCTCCCAAAGGCCAGCGGGTATGTAAATATTATGAAAGCGGGTACTGCAAGAAGGGAGCATCATGTGGTTATTTGCACCCATGA